The genomic region tactgattcttgtgcttttctaatctgattgtttaaatctacttatagatttaatttaagagaacgtaccctttttggcttttcgtcatattttcgacttaaagcatcagccaccacattggcttttcctgcatgatactggatatcacaatcataatcactaagtaactccatccagcgtctctgtctcatattcaattctttttgcccgaagacatatcttaaactcttatgatctgtgaatatggtaaacttactaccataaagataatgtctccaaatcttaagggcaaaaattatggctcctaattccaaatcatgggttgaataattttcttcatgactcttaagctgtctagatgcataagctataaccttttgacgttgcattaatacgcatccataacctaacttagaagcgtcacaaaagactacaaagtcttcagttccttctggtaacgctagtatgggtgtatgggttaatctttgcttaaggattctaaaggcttcttcttgttttggtccccattcaaacttaacagatttacaggttaacttagttaaaggaatggctattctagaaaaatctcggataaatcttctataataaccggccaatcctaagaaacttctaacttcagttggtgactctggggttttccatttggtaattgcctcgatttttgttggatctacatgaattccttcatggttaactaaatgtccgagaaattgtacttgttctaaccaaaactcacattttgaaaatttagcataaagcttttcctttctcaataaacttaaaagcaagtgcaagtgctttgcatgctcctctttacttttagagtaaattagaatatcatctatgaaaacaattatgaatttatccaaatatggcttacatattcggttcatcatgtccataaatgcggctggggcattggttaaaccaaatggcatgacagtaaattcataatgaccataccttgttctgaatgcggttttaggaatatcctcttcctgtacctttagttgatgatatcctgatcttaaatcgatcttagagaaaaatcgagctccttgaagttgatcaaacaaatcatcgattctcggtaatggataccgattcttaatcgtgactttgttcaattcacggtagtcaatgcacatacgcattgatccgtccttcttcttgacaaataaaatcggtgctccccatggcgatgaacttggctgtataaatcctttctccaacaattcatctaattgtttcttcagttcttgcatttcagcaggtgccaaacgataaggtgctttggcaatcggtgctgtccctggtaacaggtgaattctgaattcaacttccctgtctggtggtagtcctggcaattcttctggaaagacatctgaaaattgggacactactggaatgtcttttaactctcttcctttagtgttagtgattatagaaatcaaatacactatagatcctttccttatacaacttgcagttttcatcacagagatgaatttagtggatctagatggcttatctcctttaattgtgatcttttcacctcttggtgattttacttgaattacctttttatcacataaaatactggctttattggctattaaccaatccatacctaacaccacatcaaatccagccagatttattgggtaaaggtttgcaataaacgtttgattaaaaatttctattcttgctccctgcaagatttcagaaattctaacggtttctccatttgcggtttctactagacattcttgtggtagtttagttaatgattgatttaggagtttgcaaaatgaagtattaataaaactttggttggcaccagagtcaaataatactttagcaaaaatatcattaactaaaaacgtaccagcaattacatctggaatcatcctggcttcatctgcagttaaaacgaatgctctagcatttttagtattcttgttgtttgcagctggagtcaattttgggcagtttgtcttaatatgacctttttctccacagttgtagcacattccattactggcttttcttctgcaattttcttccttgtgtcatggcgccttacagtaattgcagtaagtagagcatcttccagaatgcttcttcttgcagttcctgcagtatggtgcagaggtagaacctacatttctacggttggaattcccagaacggaattcttgggtaagcctttgggttaggtttctcctctggtcttcttctctagtacggattaactcatctgtcaaggtattggctagttctacagcttcttctatagtttggggtctagctgccttgactacatgtctaatctctccaattaatccccagatataacgggagattaataccagttcaggtgatgcaagagtaggtactatcctagcatattcaaagaatgtggtagtgtaacccttactgtctaccccggtcattctaagattcagaaacttatttgctatctgttccttttcattgggagggcagaatttcctttctaccatatttttaaattcctcccattccatgttataaatcctatcacttcctcttgactggaggatagtgttccaccattctaaggctgcgtttttaaacagatttgaagcaaacattatcttatcttcttcagcacatttgcttatttttagaacagcctcagttttctctatccagcgtaaggctgcaatgggtccttcattgcccgagaattctattggtttacaggaccagaattctttgtaagaacaaccatatggcatggttcttcttcttttgggaatgggcgcttgaagtacgggtccattgttcacgctgtgttaaACCCTAATTTCAATTTATTTCAcaacttttaatatatataaatacattACTTTTTTATGTTACCCATTTTCAAAATTCACGTGAAGTGATTCTTTTAGTTTGTGTTAACATGGTTCGATTAAAAGATGAATACTTAAAGGTTATTATAAAGAAGTAAATTACAGAAAAAGTATAATATGTTCATTGaagataaaaacaaaagaaaacaattatAATAGGGTAAAATTACTAGTTGATAACTAATAAGCCATCTATTAGAGTTATATTTGTTTAaaatattagattttaataatccaactATTCGTTGTTGGCCGCCAACAGTTCAAACTTTAAAAATAATCACTGGCAGTCCCAActtttaacatattggcctccaatagtccctgactaacagaaccctgacgtcgttagtctccggtcgccgaaaaactcatttttgctggaaaactcaacatttttgtcCCGAACCTCTTTGTAATCTTATTATGGACCTTTGGGAACCCttttctagtaaaagccccaattattaaagtcgccggaaaactcaactttttgatcggcaaaactcaacattttcgtcccaaatCTATTTATAACCTTAGATAGGACTTTTAGAAACCTTTTTCTGGACAAAAACGGTTTTCCGGCGACaggagactaacggcgttagggttacgttagtcagggtccattggtgaCCAATATctcaatagttgggactgccagtggttatttttgaagttgtgACTGTTGGCGGctaattattaaaatccaatattcctattTGTTTTAGTTGATTATTAAGGAAATAAAAATACTAAATATCTGTGTATCTCtatactataataaaagaaaccaagttttggacacgtgttattcattgaagccatctttttttatagataattaatatcaatcaaaaaataattatacaattaaatttaatataaatttaaacaattcatataggagataatatatatatatatatataatattttaaaatagagtaaattacaaaaccgTCCTTTatatatgtcacttattgcaaattgtgtcatttgtcttcaataattatagaaaacgtactcgatgtttgcaaacccttgcaagttatgtcctttagtccTAACCCAAttaatttaaatgatttatttattttattaaactaaaatagttaaggatagaacctatttcaaaaatgtttaaaagatgtttattggttctatacttataTTTTTGTGTTcaattctcaactcaaatacggtaatcactatgtttacgtgacatttataagaacaatcaccgcaatcaccccatccatcgtaAATCGAGTAATATCCGTCagttttttttaagatataaatttttgttagattcattcaacccgtgtaataaacgaggttttttttaaagatataacatttttattttttactatacaaaattacatttatgcaactcgtgtaatactcgaggttttaaaaatataactttttttattatgtagtatataaaattagatttattcaatacatataatacataggatttataaagatataactttttattgtttggtatataaaattacatgtgttcaacccgtataacacaacCTCCCGCTTTAGTCTCCCTAACGGTCAAACTTAGTCTCGCTCCTCAGCTCgacgaggttcttaaaaatgttactcttttacttattaatatataaaattaaatttactcaacccgtacaatacacggggttcttaaaggtataaacttttttttttatttaatatataaaattacatttattcaaccaatgtaataaacgagatttttaaatatatattgttttattatttagtatataaaattgcatttattcaacccgtgtaataaatgagatttttaaagatatattctttttattatttgatatataaaattgcatttattcaacccgtgtaatacacggggttttaacctaCTATTAAAGTAAAACAAACAATATATCACCTGAAAtttgtaacaaaaaaaattaatagtcaATTAAATCACCGGCATCCTAAATATTAAATAACGGTCGGAGTTGATGTATACTCAAGCAACTAGTTCCAGGTAAAATCTGGTTTGACTCGGTTTTAAACTGACCACCTCCGGTAAGAGAATGGGagttgaatatatatatattttatttatttatttatttattttttttaatccaCAACATCGACACAAAGTCACAAAAACACACATTCTTCACTCGCCAGCGAGTAAAAGTTACGTTCCTCTGTATGTATCTCCTCCTCTTGATTGCTTTTACCTTTCTTAATAATATTCATTCTACTTAAACAACATTTGATTTATTAGTTGTCTCATGCTTCATCTACAAGtttatttgttttgatttaaGGGTTTATTTTGGTAATATTAGGGGTTTGATTTAGGGTTTTTGTTGTAAGTCTATCCTTCCTGTTTGATCGATGGATAACTGTTGTAAGTTAATAAGGGTGATTGCTTAATCGTATAATTTCACCCACAAAACAGGATATTGGCCGTTGATGTGATAAATGGATGCTAATAAGGTGGTGTTTGGAAGTGGGTTTTCAAAGTTATTATATTAATACATAGAGTATAGATGGTTGTGGTGTGTTTCTTTTGCTTGAACTTGTTATAATCTCTTTGATGGTGTTGAGTGTTTCCTGCTTATAACTATTTAAAGAATTAGTTGATGAAAGTAGAGTAAAGTAAGTTTAGCTCATTATTTGATAATCCTTTTTGTTGTGGGTGCTAAGTATTAAACTCATTATATAACCCTTTAAACTCATCCAAACAGTAATGTATAGTCTCCTATGATGTATATGGCAGCTTATGTGCAGCGTATTTAGTATTAATCAGACTAAAACACCCGAAGATGAAAGCTAAACGTCTGAGTAAAGCTCAACGATTGTCTTCGACTACAATCAACACACTTCCTCAAACCATAATTGAAAACATCCTATGTCTTCTACCCATTCAAGAGGCAGCACGAACAAGTATCCTCTCTAAGGAATGGAGGTACAAGTGGACCACTATTCCCAAACTTAAGTTTGGTTCGTCTACTTTGTCCAAAGGAAAAAACAAAGAGAAGCTACCATCTGACATAGCAAGTGCAAGGAAAAACATGGACGAAAGGTGTAAACTTTTCAATGCTATACACCATGTTTTGTTAATGCGCCAGGGTCCAATACACGAGTTCACCTTTCACACAATCGGAACCTACCACTGTTTTGAACTTGATCAAATAATATTTCGTTTGTCTAGGAACCATGCTGTCAAGAAATTAAAACTTGCGTTTAATCGTCTTACGTTTTCGTATAAGTTACCCTTATGTGCCTTCTCTATGCATCAGTTAACAGACCTAGATCTCCGTAATGTTGATATTGACCATCAACCAATATTCAGTGGATTTGGTAGCCTTAGAAGCTTATGCTTGTATTATGTAAAGATCTCAACAAAAGCTCTTCTTCATCTTTTATCTAGTTGTCCATCACTTAAGAGGTTCACCTTGGTAAGTTCGCACTTGAATTTTATTCTCATGGGCTTTTTAAACGTATCTGAATATTGTAAGTTGCTGCAGCTAGGATTTATCGGCTGTAAAGATTGCACCATTGTTGAGCTATTTGAGTGTCTACCTGTGATTGAACATCTGACCATCTATGGGGGCACTCCCCAACcggtattatttttatttatccACATTATATGTAAATATTGAATAGAAAGAAAATCAAACTTCGGTTGTAAAATTTTGTTTGCTTATTGTAGAAGTGGCTTGTTCCAGACTCGGTTCCAAACGAGCTTCCAACCTCACTAATCCACCTCAAGTACTTTTGTTTTAACAGACTGTATTTCGGTGACGACCATGGATTAATCTTTCTTCTTATTTTGATCAAATGTTCCCCAAACTTGGAGAAAATTGAGCTAGACgtaaatctttttttttatacTATTTATTTTACTTCCCGCCAAAATCCACTGACAAAAATAGTGACGACCCTTCCTGTAGATTGCCAAGGGTATTGGTGATGACAATGAGACGTGGTTTGGTATATTGGAAGAAAATTCAGATGTTCGGTTGGAGCATCTGAAGGAATTGGAGATTCACTATTTCCGCAACTTGAATCATGAGATGGAGCTTGTGACGGTTATCTTGGCAAGGTCACCCAAGCTGAAGAAGGTGATCATACATAGTTTGGTTGAAAAGGATGAAGAGTCGGATATGTTGAAAATTCTCTTACAAGCCCCACGCGCATCACCTGTAGAAATCGTTGTGAGATCTATGATAGATTAGTTGTATTGCTacttttttgtgttttctttctGGTTAGTCTATGGAGTTCTTTTGGATGTTGGCAATTACTCGTATGTATATTCATAATGATCATTAAATGAATCAAATCCGAGTTAGAGCTCGTGTTTGTGAAACTGTTTTCAAGTTAAACTTGAGCTTTAAAAAATTGTTGTGATGTGTTTCTTTTGCTTGAAGTGGTTATAATGAATTTGATGGTGTTGATTGTTTCAAATTATAATTATTAAAAGAATTAATTGATGAAACATGAGTAAAGTAAGTTTTCATTTTGCTCACtgtgatttggtcattttaacggttttctctaatagtttaaaaatagtcatttttcttCCTGATTTTTTTAACTTATCGTCATTTTGCTCCCCGCTTCTAACTCCAACCAAAAAATCCATTAAttagaagggtattttggtaattttatagataaaagcaAGGACATGTAAGTCTTTTCATCTAAATAAActtataacttgtttatttacatgtatataagtaattCTTTTATGATCCCCATGTTTTCAACCACTCTTTCTACCAGCCACCACCATCCACAACCATTCACCACCACTTGCCGACCACGACTACTGCAATTTATAACTAAACGTTTTAATTGAGTTAGAGCCAGGGAGTAAactaccgaaatacccctacttttAATTGAACGTTTTAACTGAGTTAAGAGGCCAGAGAGTAAGCTTGTGAtaaatcagggaggaaaatggctatttttaaactattggagcaaaatcgttaaaatgaccaaaccacagagagcaaaacgaaagttaactctttcaagtttcaaaagtgtgtGAACAAACAACACTAACCTGTTCCCAAATCTGAAAGGAAATATAACTTTGACCTAAATTGATCCATATGCCTCCAAACTATATGTCATGTACCAAACTACTGAGCAAACAGCCAGAGACGCCATGATCTCAACGTATCGTAATGATTAGTACTACATCATTGAATTTTATGACACGATAATATACCTAGGCCACTCCTGAGGGCGgtaacacaaatttttttttctcaaagaGTGTTGGGGGAAAAATATTTATCATTATGGTGTTGCTTCAAAATTATTTACTAAAATAGTGTTTTTAAAAAATTTGTTTTTCTCACTCCTAATCTAATTGGTCAATTTATAATTTTGGTAAAataaaactttgtataatattAAAGGGAAATTGGCTTGTAATTATCCCACCtaaaccttattggccattaataatcacacctcagaatattccccccaccagtcccacctttcacctatttttcctacaatggtcccccgttaaaaaaacttaacggagttaagcttttttccacattacaaacatattttttagggcttttgattagaacgatgaTATGAgttcattgatgtaaaacttgcctcgaaacggtgctccaaacgatgaaaacacgcttcaatttgggtgtttaaatttccaattaaccaaaattaagtcacttggagcaccgtttcgaggcaagttttacatcaatggactcgtatcatcgttctgatcaaaatccct from Helianthus annuus cultivar XRQ/B chromosome 10, HanXRQr2.0-SUNRISE, whole genome shotgun sequence harbors:
- the LOC110886404 gene encoding F-box/FBD/LRR-repeat protein At1g13570-like produces the protein MKAKRLSKAQRLSSTTINTLPQTIIENILCLLPIQEAARTSILSKEWRYKWTTIPKLKFGSSTLSKGKNKEKLPSDIASARKNMDERCKLFNAIHHVLLMRQGPIHEFTFHTIGTYHCFELDQIIFRLSRNHAVKKLKLAFNRLTFSYKLPLCAFSMHQLTDLDLRNVDIDHQPIFSGFGSLRSLCLYYVKISTKALLHLLSSCPSLKRFTLLGFIGCKDCTIVELFECLPVIEHLTIYGGTPQPKWLVPDSVPNELPTSLIHLKYFCFNRLYFGDDHGLIFLLILIKCSPNLEKIELDIAKGIGDDNETWFGILEENSDVRLEHLKELEIHYFRNLNHEMELVTVILARSPKLKKVIIHSLVEKDEESDMLKILLQAPRASPVEIVVRSMID